One Myotis daubentonii chromosome 3, mMyoDau2.1, whole genome shotgun sequence genomic window carries:
- the FBXO42 gene encoding F-box only protein 42 isoform X3, giving the protein MYVFGGCTQSSCNAAFNDLWRLDLNSKEWIRPLASGSYPSPKAGATLVVYKDLLVLFGGWTRPSPYPLHQPERFFDEIHTYSPSKNWWNCIVTTHGPPPMAGHSSCVIDDKMIVFGGSLGSRQMSNDVWVLDLEQWAWSKPNISGPSPHPRGGQSQIVIDDATILILGGCGGPNALFKDAWLLHMHPGPWAWQPLKVENEDHGAPELWCHPACRVGQCVVVFSQAPSGRAPLSPSLNSRPSPISATPPALVPETREYRSQSPVRSMDEAPCVNGRWGTLRPRAQRQTPSSSREGSLSPARGDGSPVLNGGSLSPGTAAVGGSSLDSPVQAISPSTPSTTEGYDLKMGLSLAPRRGSLPDQKDLRLGSIELNWDLKPASSSNHMDGVDNRTAGGSMRHLPEQTNGVHTPPHVASTLAGAVSPGALRRSLEAIKAMSSKGPSASAALSPPLGSSPGSPGSQNLSSGETVPVPRPGPAQGDGHSLPPIARRLGHHPPQSLNVGKPLYQSMNCKPMQMYVLDIKDTKEKGRVKWKVFNSSSVVGPPETSLHTVVQGRGELIIFGGLMDKKQNVKYYPKTNALYFVRAKR; this is encoded by the exons GGTCCTATCCTTCCCCCAAAGCCGGAGCGACTCTGGTCGTGTACAAGGACCTGCTGGTGCTGTTTGGTGGCTGGACACGGCCAAGCCCTTATCCTCTACACCAACCTGAGAGGTTTTTTGATGAAATACACACTTACTCACCCTCTAAAAACTG GTGGAACTGCATTGTGACGACCCATGGGCcacctcccatggccggccatTCCTCCTGTGTGATAGATGATAAAATGATTGTCTTTGGTGGCTCCTTAGGATCCCGGCAAAT GAGCAATGATGTCTGGGTCCTAGACCTTGAGCAGTGGGCGTGGTCCAAGCCAAACATCTCTGGCCCCAGTCCTCATCCTCGAGGTGGCCAATCTCAG ATTGTCATAGATGATGCAACTATCTTAATCCTTGGAGGGTGTGGCGGTCCCAATGCT CTATTCAAGGATGCTTGGCTGTTGCACATGCACccaggtccctgggcctggcagccACTCAAGGTAGAAAATGAAGATCATGGGGCCCCAGAACTGTGGTGCCATCCAGCTTGCCGG GTGGGACAGTGTGTGGTGGTCTTTAGCCAGGCTCCCAGTgggagagcgccactcagcccGAGTTTGAACTCTCGCCCATCACCTATCAGTGCCACTCCTCCAGCCCTGGTTCCTGAAACCCGAGAATACCGCTCTCAGTCTCCAGTAAGGAGTATGGATGAAGCTCCGTGTGTTAACGGCCGCTGGggaacactgagacccagagctCAGAGGCAGACCCCCTCAAGTTCCCGGGAAGGGAGCCTTTCCCCAGCCAGAGGAGATGGCTCTCCTGTCCTCAATGGTGGGAGTTTATCTCCAGGAACAGCAGCTGTAGGTGGCTCTTCCTTGGACAGCCCTGTACAGGCCATATCTCCTAGCACTCCATCTACCACTGAAGGATATGACCTAAAAATGGGACTTTCTTTGGCTCCTCGACGAGGATCACTACCAGATCAGAAAGATCTGAGATTAGGATCAATAGAGCTGAATTGGGACCTGAAACCTGCTTCTAGTAGCAATCACATGGATGGTGTGGACAACAGGACAGCTGGGGGAAGCATGAGACACCTTCCTGAACAGACGAACGGTGTGCATACCCCACCACATGTGGCCAGCACCCTTGCAGGAGCTGTCTCCCCGGGTGCCCTGCGCCGGAGCCTAGAAGCCATCAAAGCAATGTCGTCCAAGGGCCCCTCAGCCTCTGCAGCACTAAGTCCTCCTCTGGGATCTTCTCCAGGCTCCCCTGGGAGTCAGAACCTGAGCAGTGGAGAAACGGTGCCCGttccccggccagggccagcccaaggagATGGACATTCCTTACCTCCCATTGCCCGCCGCCTGGGCCACCACCCTCCACAGTCCCTCAATGTTGGCAAACCCTTGTACCAGAGTATGAACTGCAAGCCCATGCAGATGTATGTGCTGGACATTAAAGACACCAAGGAGAAGGGGCGGGTCAAATGGAAAGTATTTAATAGCAGTTCTGTGGTTGGACCTCCTGAAACCAGCCTGCATACAGTGGTACAAGGCAGGGGTGAGCTCATCATATTTGGAGGACTGATGGACAAGAAACAGAATGTGAAGTACTATCCAAAAACAAACGCCTTGTACTTTGTGCGAGCAAAGAGATAA